One window of the Gymnogyps californianus isolate 813 chromosome 13, ASM1813914v2, whole genome shotgun sequence genome contains the following:
- the HRH1 gene encoding histamine H1 receptor, with translation MSKNTTEDSIIPHSALLGLFLGSISLITIVMNILVLCAVKTEKKLQTVGNLYIVSLSIADLIVGAAVMPLNIVYLLRPGWSLGLPACLFWLSMDYVASTASIFNLFILCIDRYRSVQQPLKYLKYRTKMRASLMILGVWLLSFMWVIPILGWHVFANNGERKLKEKKCETEFSEVTWFKVLTAIVNFYLPSIMMLWFYYKIFRAVRKHCQHRELINGSHRSFSEKNPIHHSKTKDEQNICLQKQILDENTPPKGKQSSPQPKKMEAELHVSNPDKSSKAFVSKSNRKVLKLSCFPLATAQSEPGLDKAGKKCVCVTKENTNEEEPCSQDSDLSDASDNNTFTEEVPCKEHSNPNPERACSPQEKTENRDFRGLTYLRKTWQSLHTHSKRHIQGVHGNRERKAAKQLGVIMAVFMLCWIPYFVLFMVIACHGREQFSKLHMFTIWLGYVNSTLNPFLYPLCNHNFKKTFKKILHIH, from the coding sequence ATGtcaaaaaacacaacagaggaCTCAATTATCCCTCACTCAGCTCTTCTAGGTCTGTTCCTGGGAAGCATTTCACTGATCACGATTGTCATGAATATATTAGTACTATGtgctgtgaaaactgaaaagaagctgcaaacaGTTGGCAATTTATACATTGTCAGCCTCTCTATTGCAGATCTTATAGTTGGTGCAGCTGTTATGCCCCTGAATATTGTTTATCTCCTACGTCCTGGGTGGAGTCTAGGCTTACCAGCCTGTTTGTTCTGGCTGTCAATGGATTATGTGGCCAGTACTGCATCCATTTTCAATCTCTTCATATTGTGCATTGACCGTTATCGTTCAGTTCAGCAACCACTGAAATATCTCaagtacagaacaaaaatgagaGCATCGCTAAtgattttgggggtttggttgcTCTCTTTCATGTGGGTCATTCCAATCCTAGGATGGCATGTTTTTGCTAATAATGGGGAAAGGaaactaaaggaaaagaagtgtGAAACTGAATTCTCTGAAGTCACTTGGTTTAAAGTGTTGACAGCCATTGTCAATTTCTACCTACCCTCTATCATGATGTTATGGTTCTACTATAAAATATTCAGAGCTGTTCGAAAACACTGTCAACACCGAGAGCTCATCAATGGATCACATCGgtctttctcagaaaaaaaccccatacatCATAGTAAGACAAAGGACGAGCAAAATATTTGCCTCCAAAAGCAAATCTTAGATGAGAACACCCCTCCCAAAGGCAAGCAAAGCTCCCCTCAGCCCAAAAAGATGGAGGCAGAGCTTCATGTCAGTAATCCTGACAAGTCTTCAAAGGCATTCGTTAGCAAGAGTAATAGGAAAGTCCTTAAATTGAGCTGTTTTCCTCTCGCCACTGCCCAGTCTGAGCCAGGCCTGGATAAAGCAGGAAAGAAGTGCGTGTGTGTAACAAAAGAGAACACAAATGAAGAGGAGCCTTGCTCACAAGACAGTGACTTAAGTGATGCATCAGACAACAACACTTTCACAGAGGAGGTACCCTGTAAAGAGCACTCCAATCCTAACCCTGAAAGAGCCTGCAGTCCTCAGGAAAAGACTGAGAACAGGGATTTCAGAGGACTGACTTACCTGAGGAAAACCTGGCAAAGTCTGCATACCCATTCCAAAAGGCACATTCAAGGAGTGCATGGGaacagggagaggaaagcagctaAGCAGTTAGGCGTCATAATGGCAGTCTTTATGCTGTGCTGGATTCCctattttgtattatttatggTAATAGCTTGCCATGGCCGTGAACAATTTTCGAAATTACACATGTTCACTATATGGCTTGGCTATGTGAACTCCACCTTAAATCCATTCCTGTATCCTCTTTGTAACCACAATTTCAAGAAGACATTCAAAAAGATCCTTCACATTCACTGA